A window from Akkermansia muciniphila encodes these proteins:
- a CDS encoding portal protein, translating to METDYYRIAQSLFNKTNYEWRRYVRHVLPKLIPAAELAEMEDDGMPERVCARAKTGVLKLASAHLNYITPRGQNWFQYDEWGDITADEKFWLKDSAQITQKELEASNFYTSFIATVIDRIGTGTGLMMSEENIKKGTLVFTHVPAGTYGLAENEDHEIDTVVRKFKYTAHQAAAAFGEDALKGAIKDAYGDKERRYTQQFEIWHLVLPRDVPPMGNRNLPPEQMSWTSVYLDPAEQHIIKESGYYEFPYMGTRFIKYGNEVCGESALAPIVDTIEDSLLMQEAMKVAGQAAAFPRVLLTSDMVDEVDMRAGGMTVLRPEDIKSGLPREWATATEYTVGKDLLEMYNAEIDDALFVSVLQAVTQVERQMTALEANLRDNERMMTFTQSFTQFTSDIRPMMERVFCSLERLGKFPEEGKPQGLFVPLDEYGIKMKILAPGVKYISKMAKALERYKLSGLVETLGHAVNLAQTTGNPAWLDPFKEDESIRYIADETNVPSECMRKPKEVAALRKQREDEAGAMQQAKIAQMMAAANRDNAGAATQESNLSA from the coding sequence ATGGAAACCGACTATTACAGAATTGCCCAGTCTCTATTTAATAAGACGAACTACGAGTGGAGGCGGTATGTCCGACACGTGCTGCCCAAACTGATTCCGGCCGCGGAACTGGCGGAGATGGAAGACGACGGCATGCCGGAACGCGTCTGCGCCCGTGCCAAGACCGGCGTGCTGAAGCTGGCCAGCGCCCACCTCAACTACATTACGCCGCGTGGGCAGAACTGGTTCCAGTATGATGAATGGGGAGACATCACCGCCGATGAAAAGTTCTGGTTGAAAGATTCCGCCCAGATCACCCAGAAGGAGCTGGAGGCGAGCAATTTTTACACCTCGTTCATTGCCACGGTCATCGACCGCATCGGCACGGGCACCGGCCTGATGATGTCCGAAGAGAACATCAAGAAAGGCACGCTCGTGTTCACCCATGTTCCTGCGGGGACTTATGGCCTGGCGGAAAATGAGGACCACGAGATTGACACGGTGGTGCGCAAGTTCAAGTACACCGCCCACCAGGCTGCGGCCGCCTTTGGGGAAGACGCTTTAAAAGGAGCGATTAAAGATGCCTATGGCGACAAGGAACGGAGGTACACGCAGCAGTTCGAGATTTGGCACCTCGTGCTTCCGCGGGATGTGCCGCCGATGGGCAACCGGAACCTGCCGCCGGAGCAAATGAGCTGGACGAGCGTGTACCTGGACCCGGCAGAGCAGCATATCATCAAGGAGAGCGGCTATTACGAGTTTCCCTACATGGGCACGCGTTTCATCAAATACGGCAATGAGGTGTGCGGGGAAAGCGCCCTGGCCCCCATCGTGGACACCATCGAAGACAGCTTGCTCATGCAGGAAGCCATGAAGGTGGCCGGACAGGCGGCGGCCTTCCCCCGCGTGCTGCTGACTTCGGACATGGTTGACGAGGTGGATATGAGGGCCGGTGGAATGACGGTGCTCCGTCCGGAGGACATCAAGAGCGGGCTGCCCAGGGAATGGGCTACGGCTACCGAGTACACCGTAGGCAAGGATTTGCTGGAGATGTACAATGCCGAGATCGACGACGCCCTGTTTGTGTCCGTGCTTCAGGCCGTGACCCAGGTGGAACGCCAGATGACGGCTCTGGAAGCCAATCTGCGCGACAACGAGCGGATGATGACCTTTACCCAGAGCTTTACGCAGTTCACGTCCGACATCCGCCCGATGATGGAGCGCGTGTTCTGCTCCCTGGAGCGCCTGGGCAAGTTCCCGGAAGAAGGCAAGCCGCAGGGCTTGTTTGTGCCTCTGGACGAGTACGGCATCAAGATGAAGATTCTGGCTCCCGGCGTCAAGTATATCAGCAAGATGGCCAAGGCATTGGAACGCTACAAGTTGAGCGGGCTGGTAGAAACGCTCGGCCATGCCGTCAATCTGGCCCAGACGACGGGCAACCCCGCGTGGCTGGACCCCTTCAAGGAAGATGAATCCATCCGGTACATCGCCGATGAAACCAACGTGCCATCAGAGTGCATGCGCAAGCCCAAGGAGGTGGCGGCCCTCCGGAAACAGAGGGAAGACGAGGCCGGTGCGATGCAGCAGGCCAAGATCGCCCAGATGATGGCCGCCGCCAACCGCGACAATGCCGGGGCCGCCACCCAGGAAAGCAACCTTTCAGCATGA
- a CDS encoding helix-turn-helix domain-containing protein, translating to MLHLIVLAGDCAACGVTPPLQPTMCAVMRMLGLLGAMTLAELANVIPCSVEALRQQLSRLMRCGLVTKKVEKRDGKPVGMYKLTPSGTITLQGWMADTEKFLKRIQTQPERK from the coding sequence ATGCTACACCTGATTGTGCTGGCCGGAGACTGTGCCGCTTGCGGGGTGACGCCTCCGCTTCAGCCTACCATGTGCGCCGTGATGCGGATGCTGGGGCTGCTGGGAGCCATGACGCTGGCAGAGCTGGCTAACGTTATCCCCTGTTCGGTTGAGGCGCTGCGCCAGCAGTTGAGCCGCCTGATGCGCTGCGGGCTGGTGACCAAGAAAGTCGAAAAGCGCGACGGAAAGCCCGTGGGCATGTACAAGCTGACGCCCAGCGGCACCATTACCCTGCAAGGGTGGATGGCCGACACGGAAAAGTTTCTCAAGAGAATACAAACCCAACCAGAAAGGAAATAG
- a CDS encoding N-acetylmuramoyl-L-alanine amidase family protein, with the protein MNIALDIGHANNTGSRGNGLEEHATAMTIANHLAPMLSAQGHTVTIIDFPRLDNDDDLAATVKAINAGGFDISISLHCDSAGSATACGAHVCHHRNYHSDGSYTDSARGKALAKAIAGPLCKLMPGRADHVQARPDRSCKPNKTSLYVLRNTIPPAVLVECGFLSNPGDASLLRDTPGAIARAIAQGVDSYTLNQ; encoded by the coding sequence ATGAATATCGCTTTAGACATCGGACACGCCAACAATACCGGCTCCCGCGGCAACGGCCTGGAAGAACATGCCACCGCCATGACCATTGCCAACCATCTGGCCCCCATGCTGTCGGCCCAGGGGCACACCGTTACCATCATCGACTTCCCTCGCCTGGACAACGACGACGACCTTGCCGCTACAGTCAAGGCCATCAATGCCGGAGGGTTCGATATTTCCATCTCCCTTCATTGTGATTCCGCTGGTTCGGCTACGGCCTGCGGGGCCCATGTCTGCCATCACCGCAATTACCACAGCGACGGTTCTTACACGGATTCTGCGCGGGGCAAAGCATTGGCCAAAGCCATTGCCGGGCCGCTGTGCAAGCTCATGCCGGGTCGCGCTGACCATGTACAGGCACGTCCTGACCGGTCCTGTAAGCCAAACAAGACCAGCCTGTATGTGCTCCGCAATACCATTCCTCCTGCCGTGCTGGTAGAGTGCGGTTTCTTGTCCAACCCCGGAGACGCTTCCCTGTTACGCGATACTCCCGGCGCCATTGCCCGTGCCATCGCGCAGGGCGTGGACTCTTACACCCTCAACCAGTAA
- a CDS encoding ATP-binding protein, whose translation MMDDIQHLAGQVSLVPSQDGIVRSYKPVRYDMGGFDERVHPEVQAMHREVQWFINDVVNKVRPRRWLSLLGASGIGKTHLAEAARDALFKERPSLPIQFWKWQKVVSMLRSGDWAFVEYLVKEVYVLILDDVGAENTSPAILSALNRVVDGRLGKWTMLTSNLLPEHIGEHLDARIASRLYRGNNVVCRVTDAPDYCFERYRKREEGK comes from the coding sequence ATGATGGATGATATTCAACACCTGGCAGGGCAAGTTTCCCTCGTTCCATCCCAAGACGGGATTGTTCGCAGCTACAAGCCTGTACGCTACGACATGGGCGGATTTGACGAGCGAGTGCATCCGGAGGTTCAGGCCATGCACCGGGAAGTGCAGTGGTTCATCAACGACGTTGTGAACAAGGTTCGTCCGCGCCGCTGGCTTTCCCTGCTGGGGGCTTCCGGCATAGGCAAAACGCACTTAGCGGAAGCTGCCAGGGATGCGCTGTTCAAAGAACGCCCCTCGCTGCCCATCCAGTTCTGGAAGTGGCAGAAGGTGGTTTCCATGCTCCGTTCCGGGGACTGGGCATTTGTGGAGTACCTGGTCAAAGAGGTGTACGTGCTGATTCTGGATGATGTAGGCGCAGAGAACACTTCCCCCGCTATTCTTTCCGCGCTGAACCGTGTTGTTGACGGGAGGCTGGGGAAATGGACTATGCTCACCTCCAACCTGCTGCCAGAGCATATCGGGGAGCATCTGGACGCCCGGATTGCCTCACGCCTCTACCGCGGCAATAACGTGGTGTGCCGGGTCACGGATGCGCCGGACTATTGTTTCGAAAGATACCGCAAAAGGGAGGAAGGAAAATGA
- a CDS encoding phage capsid protein, with product MKIEKAIIDMYEKTRTQQLIEELQQKVSVLTPFARVIHGCNGDMYQLPAVGSTELNRRTQRMQDIVATELKFGLRNMRPQLFEKFLKWSTDDEKFLASLPINATTMVTQLTNAAERVKDDVLLGTCVDLDESSDTYGEHIIQTPTSIMPDAVDGSPYKGGATGGLLGDNYVGKGGYEKEALPQQPYVRGEGLITTWDELTDDFDIDTKKTNVVPVNYTPEGTLTSSGITIDKLLFAKTCMQARYALNGGGTLCMGITPQQAFEMMRMEKLQNNDYGFQALKTGFVSPLLGIRFLITDSLPLVNVGTASAKKYVRVCPMWRSEDLIYGIWEDAKFHMRQPDTSIDMLLAGVTFGMGAARTREETVLSIHCEEKFSVA from the coding sequence ATGAAGATTGAAAAAGCTATCATAGACATGTACGAAAAGACGCGCACCCAGCAGCTTATTGAAGAGCTGCAACAGAAGGTGTCCGTCTTGACTCCGTTCGCCCGCGTCATCCACGGCTGCAACGGTGATATGTACCAGCTTCCTGCTGTCGGGTCCACGGAGCTGAACCGTCGTACCCAGCGAATGCAGGATATTGTCGCCACGGAACTCAAGTTCGGCCTTCGCAATATGCGTCCCCAACTGTTTGAGAAGTTCCTGAAGTGGTCCACGGACGACGAGAAGTTCCTGGCCAGCCTGCCGATTAACGCCACCACGATGGTCACACAGCTTACCAATGCGGCCGAGCGCGTGAAGGACGACGTGCTGCTAGGCACCTGCGTAGACCTGGACGAGAGTTCCGATACCTACGGAGAGCATATCATCCAGACGCCGACTTCCATCATGCCGGATGCCGTGGACGGTTCCCCCTACAAGGGCGGCGCTACCGGCGGCCTGCTGGGTGATAATTACGTTGGCAAGGGCGGCTATGAGAAAGAGGCTCTGCCGCAACAGCCCTATGTCCGCGGAGAAGGTCTCATTACCACCTGGGACGAGCTCACCGATGACTTTGACATCGACACCAAGAAGACCAACGTAGTCCCGGTCAACTACACCCCGGAAGGGACGCTCACCTCCAGCGGCATTACGATTGACAAGTTGCTCTTTGCCAAAACCTGCATGCAGGCCCGTTACGCCCTCAACGGCGGCGGCACGCTGTGCATGGGTATTACTCCGCAACAGGCTTTCGAGATGATGCGCATGGAAAAATTGCAGAATAACGATTATGGCTTCCAGGCCCTGAAGACCGGCTTCGTCAGTCCGCTGCTGGGCATCCGCTTCCTGATTACTGATTCCCTGCCTCTTGTCAACGTTGGCACGGCCAGCGCTAAGAAGTACGTGCGCGTCTGCCCGATGTGGCGCAGTGAAGACCTGATTTATGGTATCTGGGAAGATGCCAAGTTCCACATGCGCCAGCCCGATACGTCCATCGACATGCTGCTGGCAGGCGTGACCTTCGGCATGGGCGCTGCACGTACCAGAGAAGAAACCGTGCTTTCCATCCACTGCGAGGAAAAGTTCTCTGTGGCTTAA